The Opitutaceae bacterium nucleotide sequence GGTGATCGAGACGACGATGGAGATAAAGACGGTGAAGAGGATCATGATGCCCACGCTGAGGCGGGCCACCGTGCTGGCGGGTCGGGTTTCCGACCCGAGAAGATCGACCACGTATCCGGTCGGGTTGAAGGAGGCACCGGCGAATTGGCCGTTCCAGCCAAGCAGGTTGAAGAGGACCCAGAGGACGAAGATGATCATGAGGTAGGCGGGGGCAACGTACTTCATGATCGGTTTGAAGAAATCCGGGATGCGGAAGGCCGCCCCCCGGTGAGCTTCCTCGAAGCCCCGTTCCACTCCCATGACCCACGAGAAGAGGATGATCATGAGGAAGCCCTGGATGAAGATGAAGAAGGTTCCGGCCCAGAAATCAATGGTGTCGAGTGCCTTCAGGTTCTGGCTGAAATACCAGACGAACATCGAGCCCATTCCGGTCAGGACTCCGAGGATGGCCACCGACTCCCGGCGGCGGATCGAGAGGGCCTCTTCAAGGAAGGCGATGCCCGGCTGCAGCATGGAGAGGGAACTGGTGACGGCGGCGAGGAAGAGGAGGAAAAAGAAGAGGAACCCGAAAAAGGCCCCGAACGGCATGGTGGCAAAGACGATCGGAAGCACATTGAAGCCGAGGCCGAAAGTGCCCTGGCCGACGAGGCCGGCCGCGCCGAGAAACACGAAACCGGCGGGCAGGGTGATCAGTCCCCCGAGGCCCACTTCGCAGAACTCATTGGCGCTGGTTGCGGTGAGGCCGCTCAGAACCACGTCGTCGGTATCCTTCAGGTAGCTGGCGTAGGTCGCGATGATTCCGAAGCCGACCGAGAGAGAGAAGAAGATCTGTCCGGCGGCGGCCATCCAGAGTTCCGGATTCTTCAGCTGGTGGGCGACATCGCCGGGGTTCCACATGAAGCCCAGACCCGCGAGGACGGACTGTTCGGGTTTGTCGGGGATGGGAGCCCCGAGGGTGAGAACGCGGACAAGGATGATGACCGCGATGACGATGAGTGAGGGCATGGCGAACTTGCAGAAAAGTTCGATGCCCCGGGAGAGGCCGCGGTAGATCAGGAAGTAGTTGAGGAAATAGACGGCGATGACGAAAATGCCCACCTGGTCGAGGCTGAAACCGATGGCGAACCCATCATGGTTCAGGCCGACGAAGCGCGCGAAATAGGCCCCGGAATCCATTCCGACCTGACCGAGGGTGCCGGTCAGGTAGTTGACGGCATAGCCAAGACACCAGGCTTCGATGTAGACATAGTACATGTAGACGCCGATGGGGATGATGATCCCGAGAACGCCGAGGTACTTGGCCCAGGGTCTGCGGATGAGCAGGGCAAAAAGGGCGGGGCTGGAGTGGACGCCGTAGCGGCCGCCATATCGTCCGAGAGTCCACTCCGCCCAGCAGATCGACATCCCGATGACGAGGAGGGAGACGAAGTAGGCGATCATGAAGGCCCCGCCCCCGTACTGGGCGGCCTGGCCCGGAAATCGGAGGAAATTGCCGAGTCCCACGGCGCTGCCGGAGACGGCGAGGATGACGCCAAGTCTTGAATTCCAGCTTTCCGCCGGCTGTTTGTGGGACATGTGGGTCGAGTTAAGCGGTCTCGGAGGCCGTGCCAAACCTTTATTTGGGAAGGTGAGACCGCGGGGGCGGTGGAGCAGGGTGGAGGACTCGGGACTCGAAGGGGTTTGCTTCTCGTCTGGACAGGAATCCGGAGATGGCGACACTGCGGGTGTGTTCAAGACGCTCGATCGTCATATCCTTTCGGAGTGGCTGGCAATTCTGGGGCTGGTGACTGGAGCCACCTTCGGTCTGCTCATGCTTGAAGACATGTTTGGCGGGATCCGGGATCTGCTGCGGTTCGGGGCCAGCATCGGGCAGATCGGATTCTACTACCTGATACTGGCGCCGAGTTTCCTCAAGATGGTGCTGCCGATCTCCATCCTGATCTCACTGCTTTACAGCCTGGGCCGCCTCCATCGAAACAACGAGTTCACGGCACTGCGATCGGCCGGGATCGGCCTGGTCCGCATGACCCGATGGATCTGGGTGGTGGGTTTTGTCCTTTCGGGTCTTCTCTTCTTTCTGCAGGGAGGCGTGATCCCCTGGTCGGTCGAACAGTCCCGGCGTCTCTGGGACAATCTGGAATTCGCCCATCAGGCGCAGGTGGCGGACACCGATGAAGTTGGTCTTGTTTACGGACTCGCCTTTGACAACCAGCGTGACAACCGGCTCTGGTACATCAACCGATTCAGTGAATACAGTTTCCGGGCCTATGGCTTGACCATGTCGGAGATGGATTCGTCGCGCCGGGAGGTCCGGCGGATCATGGCCAGTGAAGGCTATTTCGACGAAGTGGACGGAGTCTGGGTCTTCCTGAAGGGACGGGATATCGGCTTTGATCCGGAAACGGGAGACGTCATCCGTCCGGTGGCCTTCGAACGACTCACCTTGCCGGCCGATCGGGATGACCCGCGGACCATGCTCCTGCTCGGCGAGGACGCGAAGGACCTGTCCTTCTTCGAGCTGCGATCCATCATGCAGACCCTGACTCCGGAGGAGAATCCGAAGCTGCTCAGCCATGCCGTCTACTACCACCAGATGCTGGCCGAGACCATGCGTTGTCTGCTCATGGTCGGGCTGGCCATCCCCTTTGCCGTGACCGGGGTGAGGACGAACCCCGCGGTGGGGGTCTCGAAATCAATGGGTCTTTTTCTCGTCTATTACCTCCTCACCGTGGTCAGCACGACCGTGGCCGAGCGGGGTCTGGTCGACCCCCTTCTCGCCGCCTGGTTCCCGAACCTGATCATGCTGACGGTGGCCCTCTGGTTGATGCGCAAGCTGTTCTGATGGTGGACTGCGGAATCAGCGGATGAGCCTGAAGCATCCGCATTCCGCCATCGCGATGCCTCCCTCCGTCACTCTTCCTTGGCAGCCCGGGCGGCGGCGATGATCTTCTGCTCGAGTTCGCGGGGGACTTCCTCGTAGTGATCAAACTCCTCGGTGTGCATGCCACGGCCACCGGTCAGGGAGCGCAGAGTGGTGGAGTAGTGATAGAGTTCCTTTTGCGGGACGAGCGCCTTGATCACCTGGAACTGGCCTTCGGTATCCATTCCCTGGATGCGGCCCCGCCGGGAGGAGATGTCGCCCATGACGTCGCCCATGTGGCTGTCGGGGATCTTGACCGTGATGGCGCAGATGGGCTCAAGCATGCAGGGCTTGGCGTTGTTGAAGGCTTCCTTGAAGGCGAAATAGCCGGCGATCTGGAAGGCGATGTCCTTGGAGTCCACCGGGTGCATCTTTCCATCGTAGAAGTCGATTTTCACGTCGGTGACCCGGTAGCCGGAGATGATGCCCTCGTTGCAGGCGGCCTGGACCCCCTTTTCGACCGAAGGGACGAAGACCCGGTCGACATTGGTGCCGACAAGGCTGTGACTGAAATCGACTCCGGAGTCGCGGGGTGCGGCCTCGACCCGCATCCAGACCTCGGCGAACTGGCCGGCGCCGCCCGACTGTTTCTTGTGGCGGTACTTGGAATCGGCCTTGCCCCGGATAGTTTCCCGGTAGGGGACCCGCGGTTCGGACAATTCGACCTCGACATTGAAGCGGCGCTTCAGGCGTTCCACGATGATCTGCAGGTGGAGTTCGCCCTGACCGGAAATGACGGTCTGGTGCAGCTCGGAATCGACCCGGTGCTGGAAGGTCGGGTCTTCCTCGTGAAGCGTGGCCAGGCCGACCGCGATCTTTTCCTCGTCGCCCTTGGCCTTGACCCTGAGGGCGGCGTGGATGTTCGGTTTCGGGTAAGTCACCCGGGGAAGGGTGAGGATGTGTTTGGGGCTGCAGAGCGTGTCCCCGGTGTGGGTGTCACGGAGCTTGACCACGGCACCGATATCACCGGGGCCGACGTGGTCGACCAGGTCGCGGTTTTTTCCGTTGAGGATGAAGAGCTGGCCAAGGCGTTCATTGACCTTGCGGCCACTGTTGAAGAGGTCGGATCCCGCCCGGATAGTGCCGGAGTAGACGCGGAAAAAGGACATCTCGCCGACATGGGCCTCGCTCAAGGTCTTGAAGACATAGGCCACCGGTTCGGAATTGGTCAGCTCGACGCTGGTTTCCGCCCCCGACTCTTCATGGGCGGTCACCCTGACCCGGTCGACCGGGGACGAACCATACTTGGCGATGAAGTCCATCAGGCGGGCCACGCCGACATTGGTTTCGGCCGAGGTGGCGAAGAGCGGTATGAAGGCCTCGCTTTGGACGGCTGCATGGATGCCGCTGCGCATTTCCTCTTCACTCAGCGATCCCTGTTCGAAAAACTTCTCAAGGAGCGTGTCATCGGACTCGGCGATGAATTCGATCATTTCGCGGTGGAGTTCCTTGACTCTTTCGAGGAGTTCACCCGAGGCGGGTTCCTCGGTGAAACTGCCGCTGCCATCGGTCTTGAAGGTGATGACTTCACTGCGGGGAACATCAAGGACCCGGTTGAAGCCCGGTCCGGCATTGATCGGGACAGTCAGGGGAAAGACCTGCTTGCCGAAATGGGACCGGCAGGATTCGAGACACTGGTCAAAGTCGACGTGTTCCTTGTCCAGGCCGTTGATGACAATCATCTTGGGCATCCCGTAGTGGCTGGCGTAATCCCAGACCTGGTGGGTGCCGATCCCGATACCATGAGTGGCGCTGATCGCCACCAGGGCGAAATCCCCTACCCGGATGGCGCCGAGTCCTTCAGAAATGAAGTCCATGTAGCCGGGGGTGTCGATGATGTTGAACTTGCGGTCCAACCATTCGGTGTGAAGGAGCGAGGCGTGGACCGAAATCTGGTGGTCTTTCTCGCTGACATGGTAGTCGGAGACGGTCGAGCCGGCCGAGATCGAGCCGAGGCGGTTGATGACGCCGCTGCAGGCCAGCATGGCCTCGGTCAGCATCGTCTTGCCGCTCGCGGCATGGCCGACGACAGCGAAGTTTCTGATATCCTCCGGTTTATAATCCTTCATTTGGTGTCTGCACGATTGATGGTTTGACGAAAGGGTTTGCGGGAGGCCCGGGCTGGCGGACCTTCGGATGCCCCCGCTGCCTGTGCCCCGGGCTTCCTTCCCGCCCGGTTTTCATCCTCGTTGTGACAGAACGGGCGATGAGAGGGCAGGGGATCGG carries:
- the fusA gene encoding elongation factor G → MKDYKPEDIRNFAVVGHAASGKTMLTEAMLACSGVINRLGSISAGSTVSDYHVSEKDHQISVHASLLHTEWLDRKFNIIDTPGYMDFISEGLGAIRVGDFALVAISATHGIGIGTHQVWDYASHYGMPKMIVINGLDKEHVDFDQCLESCRSHFGKQVFPLTVPINAGPGFNRVLDVPRSEVITFKTDGSGSFTEEPASGELLERVKELHREMIEFIAESDDTLLEKFFEQGSLSEEEMRSGIHAAVQSEAFIPLFATSAETNVGVARLMDFIAKYGSSPVDRVRVTAHEESGAETSVELTNSEPVAYVFKTLSEAHVGEMSFFRVYSGTIRAGSDLFNSGRKVNERLGQLFILNGKNRDLVDHVGPGDIGAVVKLRDTHTGDTLCSPKHILTLPRVTYPKPNIHAALRVKAKGDEEKIAVGLATLHEEDPTFQHRVDSELHQTVISGQGELHLQIIVERLKRRFNVEVELSEPRVPYRETIRGKADSKYRHKKQSGGAGQFAEVWMRVEAAPRDSGVDFSHSLVGTNVDRVFVPSVEKGVQAACNEGIISGYRVTDVKIDFYDGKMHPVDSKDIAFQIAGYFAFKEAFNNAKPCMLEPICAITVKIPDSHMGDVMGDISSRRGRIQGMDTEGQFQVIKALVPQKELYHYSTTLRSLTGGRGMHTEEFDHYEEVPRELEQKIIAAARAAKEE
- a CDS encoding sodium-dependent transporter, with protein sequence MSHKQPAESWNSRLGVILAVSGSAVGLGNFLRFPGQAAQYGGGAFMIAYFVSLLVIGMSICWAEWTLGRYGGRYGVHSSPALFALLIRRPWAKYLGVLGIIIPIGVYMYYVYIEAWCLGYAVNYLTGTLGQVGMDSGAYFARFVGLNHDGFAIGFSLDQVGIFVIAVYFLNYFLIYRGLSRGIELFCKFAMPSLIVIAVIILVRVLTLGAPIPDKPEQSVLAGLGFMWNPGDVAHQLKNPELWMAAAGQIFFSLSVGFGIIATYASYLKDTDDVVLSGLTATSANEFCEVGLGGLITLPAGFVFLGAAGLVGQGTFGLGFNVLPIVFATMPFGAFFGFLFFFLLFLAAVTSSLSMLQPGIAFLEEALSIRRRESVAILGVLTGMGSMFVWYFSQNLKALDTIDFWAGTFFIFIQGFLMIILFSWVMGVERGFEEAHRGAAFRIPDFFKPIMKYVAPAYLMIIFVLWVLFNLLGWNGQFAGASFNPTGYVVDLLGSETRPASTVARLSVGIMILFTVFISIVVSITGKRWDEKFKNLPKGFTS
- a CDS encoding LptF/LptG family permease, producing MFKTLDRHILSEWLAILGLVTGATFGLLMLEDMFGGIRDLLRFGASIGQIGFYYLILAPSFLKMVLPISILISLLYSLGRLHRNNEFTALRSAGIGLVRMTRWIWVVGFVLSGLLFFLQGGVIPWSVEQSRRLWDNLEFAHQAQVADTDEVGLVYGLAFDNQRDNRLWYINRFSEYSFRAYGLTMSEMDSSRREVRRIMASEGYFDEVDGVWVFLKGRDIGFDPETGDVIRPVAFERLTLPADRDDPRTMLLLGEDAKDLSFFELRSIMQTLTPEENPKLLSHAVYYHQMLAETMRCLLMVGLAIPFAVTGVRTNPAVGVSKSMGLFLVYYLLTVVSTTVAERGLVDPLLAAWFPNLIMLTVALWLMRKLF